The Chlamydiales bacterium genome contains a region encoding:
- a CDS encoding GxxExxY protein, giving the protein MSYKIIGAAIEVHKVLGGPGLLESVYESVLCHELSLQGLQIQTQVPVNVIYKGCKIREPLYLDILVENKIIIEIKATEKEHPIHSVQLLTYLRLTRHELGLLI; this is encoded by the coding sequence TTGTCTTATAAAATTATTGGAGCAGCTATTGAAGTCCATAAGGTGCTTGGAGGGCCTGGTTTGCTTGAAAGTGTATATGAGTCTGTATTATGTCATGAATTGTCGTTGCAAGGATTGCAAATTCAAACACAAGTCCCTGTAAATGTAATATACAAAGGGTGTAAAATTAGGGAACCACTTTATTTGGATATCCTAGTTGAAAATAAAATTATCATTGAAATTAAAGCAACAGAGAAAGAGCATCCTATTCATTCTGTTCAACTTCTTACATACTTGCGCTTAACAAGACATGAACTAGGTTTACTCATTAA